From Argopecten irradians isolate NY chromosome 12, Ai_NY, whole genome shotgun sequence, one genomic window encodes:
- the LOC138336695 gene encoding ras-related protein ORAB-1-like, producing the protein MEECDYLYKIILIGDINVGKTSIVKRFRDGTFDTTYRTTIGVDFAIRTVEIDNKQVKLQIWDTSGQERFRSITTSYFRNAHGIMVVYDITNKESLEVAERWLLDVKRVCGDTPINLLVGNKSDLDSKRQVTIEEAQSFVSKHGMVGPVETSAKTSSNITQAFYNLAQELVQGNGASFSNSYNQEDSILLHRPPPPTTWLSCCGYTT; encoded by the exons ATGGAGGAGTGTGACTACCTCTACAAGATTATCCTTATAGGGGACATCAACGTGGGGAAGACAAGTATAGTAAAGAGATTCCGTGACGGGACGTTTGATACAACCTACAGGACAACAATAGGCGTAGACTTCGCCATTAGGACAGTGGAAATAGACAACAAACAGGTTaag CTTCAGATTTGGGATACGTCTGGTCAAGAAAGGTTCCGATCGATTACCACAAGTTATTTTCGGAATGCCCACGGGATTATGGTGGTGTATGACATTACGAACAAAGAGTCTCTGGAGGTTGCCGAGCGTTGGCTTCTTGATGTAAAAAGAGTATGTGGGGACACACCAATTAATCTTCTTGTTG GCAATAAATCAGATCTGGACAGTAAAAGACAGGTGACGATAGAAGAGGCCCAATCATTCGTTTCTAAACATGGGATGGTTGGACCTGTAGAAACAAGTGCCAAGACGTCTTCCAACATCACACAAGCGTTTTACAATCTTGCACAG GAGCTCGTGCAGGGAAATGGAGCATCATTCAGCAATTCGTATAATCAGGAGGACAGTATATTGTTACATCGACCCCCTCCTCCTACCACGTGGTTGTCATGTTGTGGTTACACCACGTGA